A single genomic interval of Arthrobacter methylotrophus harbors:
- a CDS encoding DUF2516 family protein yields the protein MDGKVLISYIQNGIYFLLGLVAFALELWALVDCLRHKPSSFEAASKRTKTFWLALTCIAAVIGGSSVLTGGGGLGLFGIAAVTAACVYLADVRPAVKEIGNSGRNQGPYGPW from the coding sequence GTGGACGGAAAAGTTTTGATTTCATACATCCAGAATGGGATTTACTTCCTTCTGGGACTGGTTGCCTTTGCGTTGGAGCTTTGGGCGCTGGTGGATTGCTTGCGCCACAAACCCTCCTCCTTCGAAGCCGCATCCAAGCGTACTAAGACCTTCTGGCTGGCCCTGACCTGCATTGCAGCGGTCATCGGCGGCTCTTCCGTCCTCACGGGCGGCGGTGGCTTGGGTCTCTTCGGCATCGCTGCCGTGACCGCGGCGTGTGTCTACCTGGCGGACGTCCGCCCCGCGGTGAAGGAAATCGGCAACAGCGGCCGCAACCAAGGTCCGTACGGTCCCTGGTGA
- a CDS encoding class I SAM-dependent methyltransferase — MVQKAERVQGRRGKPVGNITRGTTNPNRMRRLDRWLAGPQAWRLRSAVDPLVVDLGYGASPATAVELFERLQAVRPDVRVCGIEIEPERVRIAKSLERPGLSFHVGGFEVPVPGNPVLVRAFNVLRQYEESDVAGIWALVQSRLAPHGLFIDGTCDEIGRRVTWVALDPDGPLSLSLSMRFGGFELPSDVAERLPKALIHRNVPGERIHTFLNALDQAWLEAAPLASFGNKQRWTAMCQSTRDAGWPLQDGPSRWRLGELTVDWAAVAPA; from the coding sequence GTGGTGCAAAAAGCGGAGCGGGTGCAAGGAAGACGCGGCAAACCCGTCGGCAACATCACAAGGGGCACCACCAATCCCAACCGCATGCGCCGCCTGGACCGCTGGCTGGCGGGACCGCAGGCTTGGCGGCTGCGCTCCGCCGTCGACCCTTTGGTAGTGGACCTGGGCTATGGCGCTTCCCCGGCCACCGCGGTCGAACTCTTCGAAAGGCTGCAGGCCGTGCGCCCGGACGTTCGTGTATGCGGGATCGAGATCGAACCCGAGCGCGTCCGGATCGCCAAGTCCTTGGAAAGGCCCGGGCTCAGCTTCCATGTGGGCGGATTCGAGGTTCCTGTTCCAGGCAATCCCGTGCTGGTTCGTGCCTTCAACGTGCTGAGGCAATATGAGGAATCGGACGTGGCCGGGATCTGGGCGTTGGTACAGTCGCGCTTGGCGCCGCACGGGTTGTTTATCGACGGAACCTGCGATGAAATCGGTCGCCGGGTGACGTGGGTTGCGCTGGATCCGGACGGGCCGTTGAGCCTGAGCCTATCCATGCGGTTCGGCGGTTTCGAGCTGCCCTCCGACGTTGCAGAACGCCTGCCGAAGGCTCTCATCCACCGCAATGTCCCGGGAGAACGGATCCACACTTTCTTGAATGCCTTGGACCAGGCCTGGCTGGAGGCGGCACCACTTGCGTCGTTTGGCAACAAACAGCGGTGGACGGCCATGTGCCAATCAACGCGCGACGCCGGATGGCCCCTTCAGGACGGACCATCGCGTTGGCGCTTGGGGGAACTTACCGTCGACTGGGCCGCTGTGGCTCCGGCCTAG
- a CDS encoding aminotransferase class I/II-fold pyridoxal phosphate-dependent enzyme, whose product MSLSREHAADLSPDTVVVAAGRPERSHDQPVNPPIVLSSTYFGTGALGDGDRGYGRYANPTWDPFEEALSQLEGAELPGLLYASGLAAVSSALSLVPAGGVLVMPTHSYAGSLVMAAELAAKGILELRTVDIADTDAVKAQLAPADGKPANMLWIESPTNPMLGIADVQALSTAAHEAGAIVVTDNTFSTPLVQQPLRLGSDVVLHSVTKYLAGHSDVVLGALVTSNPELRAELLHHRIIHGGIAGPFEAWLALRGLRTLALRIERSQASAATLAERLSTHPRVESIRFPGLPTDPGHERAKSQMKGFGSILCIQLAGDRTRSGADAADQLVRALKLWLPATSLGGVESLIERRRRHTAEPLSVPDNLVRMSVGIENVEDLWADLEQALKALDG is encoded by the coding sequence ATGAGTCTTTCCCGAGAACATGCCGCGGATCTATCCCCTGACACTGTGGTGGTCGCGGCGGGCCGTCCCGAACGTAGCCATGACCAGCCCGTCAACCCGCCTATCGTTCTGTCCTCCACGTATTTCGGCACAGGAGCGTTGGGCGACGGTGACCGCGGGTACGGACGCTACGCCAACCCCACCTGGGACCCGTTCGAGGAAGCGCTGTCCCAGCTGGAGGGAGCCGAACTTCCGGGGCTGCTCTACGCTTCGGGCCTGGCCGCGGTCAGCTCGGCGTTGTCACTCGTGCCCGCTGGGGGAGTCCTCGTCATGCCCACGCACAGCTACGCGGGATCGCTCGTCATGGCTGCCGAACTCGCGGCCAAGGGCATCCTTGAGCTGCGGACCGTTGATATTGCCGACACGGACGCCGTGAAAGCGCAGCTCGCCCCTGCGGACGGAAAGCCCGCAAACATGTTGTGGATTGAAAGCCCCACCAACCCGATGCTCGGCATCGCCGATGTCCAGGCCTTGAGCACCGCGGCCCATGAGGCCGGCGCCATCGTTGTCACGGACAACACCTTTTCCACGCCGCTCGTGCAGCAGCCCCTCCGCCTGGGCTCGGACGTCGTGCTCCACTCCGTCACCAAATACCTGGCCGGCCACTCCGACGTCGTCCTTGGCGCTTTGGTGACATCCAATCCTGAGCTGCGCGCGGAACTCCTCCACCACCGCATCATCCACGGCGGCATTGCGGGTCCTTTCGAGGCCTGGCTCGCGCTCCGGGGGCTGCGCACCCTGGCACTGCGGATCGAACGCTCCCAGGCGTCTGCCGCGACGCTGGCCGAGAGGTTGAGTACCCACCCGCGGGTCGAGTCGATCCGCTTCCCGGGCCTCCCCACCGATCCTGGCCATGAGCGGGCCAAGTCCCAAATGAAAGGCTTCGGTTCCATCCTGTGTATCCAGCTGGCGGGAGACCGGACCCGCAGCGGAGCCGACGCCGCCGATCAGCTGGTCCGTGCATTGAAGTTGTGGCTCCCCGCTACGTCGCTGGGCGGAGTCGAGTCCCTCATCGAACGCCGACGCCGGCACACGGCCGAGCCTCTCAGCGTGCCGGACAATCTGGTCAGGATGAGCGTCGGGATCGAGAACGTCGAAGACCTCTGGGCGGACCTTGAGCAAGCGCTCAAGGCGCTTGACGGCTAG
- a CDS encoding AfsR/SARP family transcriptional regulator: MTVQSALHIQICGPLVVERDGLRLDHGLPGRQGRLLFTYLVINRHRLVPRDELVEALWRSPDPAGIDARLNPLISKLRHVFGSDAVDGRVTVQLHLPGAWIDLEAAVEAIHRAESAVAQHDWTRAWGPVLVALFVAERGFLPGEDADWIDQTRKQLAEIRLRALECYAAAELGVGGAEVAGAVRAGRRLIALDPLRESGHRYLMQALAAQDNLAEALAVYVQLSDLLREQLGVSPSPTTRALYQQLLGRT; this comes from the coding sequence ATGACCGTGCAGTCAGCGCTGCATATCCAGATCTGCGGACCGCTGGTGGTGGAGCGGGACGGGCTCAGGCTCGACCACGGCCTGCCCGGTCGTCAGGGACGCCTGCTGTTCACGTACCTCGTCATTAACCGGCACCGTCTGGTGCCTCGCGACGAGCTGGTCGAGGCGCTCTGGCGCTCTCCCGATCCCGCCGGGATCGACGCGCGCCTCAACCCGTTGATTTCGAAGCTTCGCCACGTCTTCGGTTCGGATGCGGTGGATGGACGCGTCACCGTCCAGCTCCATCTTCCCGGCGCGTGGATCGACCTCGAAGCCGCAGTGGAAGCAATTCACCGCGCCGAGTCCGCCGTCGCTCAGCATGATTGGACCCGTGCCTGGGGGCCTGTTCTGGTGGCGCTGTTCGTCGCCGAACGCGGATTCCTGCCCGGCGAGGATGCTGACTGGATCGACCAGACCCGTAAGCAGCTCGCCGAGATCCGGCTGCGAGCCCTGGAATGCTACGCCGCCGCCGAACTCGGCGTCGGCGGCGCCGAAGTGGCTGGCGCCGTCCGCGCCGGCCGCCGACTCATCGCCTTGGACCCTCTGCGCGAAAGCGGCCATCGCTACCTGATGCAAGCTCTCGCCGCCCAGGACAACCTGGCCGAGGCGCTGGCCGTATACGTGCAGCTGTCCGACCTTCTCCGCGAACAGCTCGGCGTCTCGCCCAGCCCGACGACCCGTGCGCTCTACCAGCAGCTCCTCGGCCGGACCTGA
- a CDS encoding DUF1059 domain-containing protein, whose amino-acid sequence MAKLIRCECGFVVRGDTDEEVIGAIRGHIASDHPALLRAVSREDLLGWIQVE is encoded by the coding sequence ATGGCGAAGCTCATCCGATGCGAATGTGGGTTCGTCGTCCGCGGCGACACCGACGAAGAAGTGATCGGTGCGATCCGCGGCCATATTGCCAGCGACCACCCGGCGCTCCTCCGCGCAGTCAGTCGCGAGGACCTACTGGGGTGGATCCAAGTGGAATAG
- a CDS encoding DNA polymerase III subunit delta' yields the protein MSVWDELQGQAPVVAQLRAAAQGDGLTHAWLFTGPPGSGRSNAAKAFAAALNCEQDDVALRGCGECASCRTILGETHSDVTFVRTEKVTITIEEARQLVSKAGDRPASGRWRIIVVEDADRMAERTTNVLLKAIEEPTPRTIWMLCAPSPADVLVTIRSRCRPVSLRIPPAADVAALLVRRDGVDPAIADRAARAAQSHIGIARRLARDPEARERRMETVRFPLGLRGVTAAVMMAEKLVKIATEEANSSNDERDATEKVALLASLGAPESGTLPPSMRSQVKQLEDDQKRRAKRSITDSLDRTLTDLLSFYRDVLVIQLGNAVELVNVELRSELEAYAAGSTPEVTLGRMDAINKARVRITTTNVAPLLAVESMASSLIQQ from the coding sequence ATGAGCGTTTGGGATGAGCTCCAGGGCCAGGCGCCCGTCGTCGCGCAATTGCGTGCCGCCGCCCAAGGCGACGGACTCACGCACGCTTGGCTGTTCACCGGTCCGCCCGGTTCCGGCAGGTCCAACGCGGCCAAGGCGTTCGCTGCGGCGCTAAATTGTGAACAGGACGATGTTGCCCTCCGCGGCTGCGGCGAGTGCGCCTCGTGCCGGACTATCCTTGGCGAAACCCATTCAGACGTGACCTTTGTCCGCACGGAGAAAGTCACCATCACCATCGAAGAGGCCCGCCAGCTGGTGTCCAAGGCTGGGGACCGGCCGGCGTCGGGCCGTTGGCGGATCATTGTGGTGGAGGATGCGGACCGCATGGCAGAGCGCACCACCAACGTGCTCCTCAAGGCGATCGAAGAGCCGACGCCCCGAACCATTTGGATGCTGTGCGCGCCGTCACCGGCCGATGTCCTCGTCACCATCCGCTCGCGTTGCCGCCCGGTGAGCCTCCGGATTCCGCCAGCTGCCGACGTCGCGGCCCTGCTGGTCAGGCGCGACGGCGTCGACCCCGCCATCGCCGACCGGGCCGCCCGCGCAGCCCAAAGCCACATCGGGATCGCGCGTCGGCTCGCCCGCGATCCGGAGGCCAGGGAGCGCCGGATGGAAACCGTCCGTTTCCCGCTGGGTCTGCGGGGCGTCACTGCTGCCGTGATGATGGCGGAAAAGTTGGTGAAGATCGCGACCGAAGAGGCCAACAGCTCCAACGACGAACGCGACGCCACCGAGAAGGTCGCCTTGTTGGCGAGCTTGGGCGCGCCGGAATCGGGGACGTTGCCGCCGTCGATGCGCAGTCAGGTGAAGCAACTTGAGGACGACCAGAAACGGCGGGCCAAACGCTCCATCACCGATTCGCTGGACCGCACCCTGACCGATCTGCTGTCCTTTTACCGGGACGTCTTGGTCATTCAGTTAGGGAACGCCGTGGAATTGGTCAACGTTGAACTCAGGAGCGAACTGGAAGCGTATGCCGCTGGCTCCACGCCTGAGGTCACGTTAGGGCGCATGGATGCCATCAATAAGGCGCGCGTCCGGATAACCACCACCAACGTGGCACCCCTGCTTGCCGTCGAATCCATGGCGAGCAGCCTGATTCAGCAATAG
- a CDS encoding sulfurtransferase produces MLIEPIWLAHHLYDPAVRVVEVDVSAAAYNQWHIDGAVLWNVYADLKDERYRPVGRQAIERLLARSGIGPASTVVCYGYAPALGYWLLKLYGHADVRILNCSRDAWRAEGHPCGTAPSRLEAAPYPLTERDHGLFADMPAVRQAIRRPGTTILDVRSESEYAGERFWPSGGMEPGGRAGHIPTAVHRPFGDLYDQNGAFRPIIELRQAMPVPELEGEDELITYCTVGGRAATAWYVLTELLGRERVRVYDGSWAEWGLSPDAPVETPRRSPTLERSVNEG; encoded by the coding sequence ATGCTCATCGAACCCATCTGGCTGGCACATCACCTGTACGATCCTGCGGTCCGCGTCGTCGAAGTGGACGTTTCCGCGGCCGCCTACAATCAATGGCACATCGACGGCGCCGTACTGTGGAACGTCTACGCCGACCTCAAAGACGAGCGGTATCGCCCGGTCGGCAGACAAGCGATCGAACGACTGTTGGCTCGCTCAGGCATCGGCCCGGCCTCGACGGTCGTGTGTTACGGCTACGCCCCGGCGCTCGGCTACTGGCTGCTCAAGCTGTACGGGCACGCCGACGTCCGCATCCTGAACTGCTCACGAGACGCCTGGCGCGCCGAAGGACATCCCTGCGGCACCGCGCCGTCCCGTCTGGAAGCGGCACCGTACCCGCTCACCGAACGGGACCACGGACTGTTCGCCGACATGCCGGCCGTGCGGCAGGCCATCAGGCGCCCGGGAACAACAATTCTGGATGTCCGCTCCGAGTCCGAGTACGCCGGTGAGCGGTTCTGGCCATCCGGCGGAATGGAACCGGGAGGGCGCGCGGGCCACATCCCGACGGCCGTCCACCGGCCGTTCGGCGATCTCTACGATCAGAATGGCGCATTCCGCCCGATCATCGAGCTGCGCCAGGCGATGCCCGTACCCGAGCTCGAGGGAGAAGACGAGCTGATCACGTACTGCACCGTAGGCGGCCGCGCGGCCACCGCATGGTACGTGCTCACCGAACTTCTCGGACGAGAGCGTGTCCGGGTCTATGACGGATCCTGGGCCGAATGGGGACTTAGCCCAGACGCTCCGGTCGAGACACCGCGCAGATCCCCGACCCTGGAGCGCTCCGTCAATGAAGGGTAG
- a CDS encoding alpha/beta hydrolase, which translates to MTPARRRSAGSGSRTRFPSLRRAVSALAATVSASLLLSGCVFSLPAPTDGTGSGSVSVSTPDASIAAAAPAGLESFYSQNLSWTSCEQGFQCANIKVPVDYAKPDGGSISIAAIRLQSQGTKKGSLLVNPGGPGASGYDFVRDAAKTHFTSKLRSGFDLVGFDPRGVKRSAPVTCLSDAERDASREKVYNYDTDQGIAAALADTKAINAKCVDQSGPALAHIDTVSSAKDMDILRAVLNDAKLNYLGFSYGTLLGSTYASLFPDNVGKLVLDGAVDPALNNEDLTAGQAEAFEKALHTYVADCQAKAGCPLTGGVDNGVQQIQGLIADVEQNPQRAKDGRLVTGATLVSAIFTPLYDNESWPVLTQALVATFKGDVSLMLRIADFGADREPNGTYSSNTTFAFNAINCLDYPMVTDTAGMRAEEARLKQLSPTFGYYFAYGGINCKDWPYKPVHTPAPVKYTGKAPVVVIGTTGDPATPVAWAGSLRKQLGNAALVTWQGQGHTAYGRSNSCVSNAVDDYFVDGKVPSDGTMC; encoded by the coding sequence ATGACGCCCGCACGACGCCGGTCCGCCGGGTCCGGTTCACGGACACGGTTCCCATCCCTGCGGCGGGCGGTATCGGCACTCGCTGCCACGGTCTCCGCCAGCCTGCTACTGAGCGGCTGCGTGTTCTCCTTGCCGGCACCCACTGACGGAACCGGAAGCGGTTCCGTCAGTGTCAGCACCCCGGACGCGTCCATTGCCGCTGCGGCCCCGGCGGGACTGGAGAGTTTCTACTCCCAAAACCTGAGCTGGACGTCCTGTGAACAAGGATTCCAGTGCGCCAACATCAAAGTGCCGGTGGACTATGCCAAGCCGGACGGCGGCAGCATCTCCATCGCCGCCATCCGACTCCAGAGCCAGGGCACGAAGAAAGGCTCACTGCTGGTCAACCCAGGCGGTCCCGGCGCCTCAGGCTATGACTTCGTCAGGGATGCGGCCAAGACGCATTTCACCAGCAAATTGCGGTCCGGCTTCGATCTGGTGGGCTTCGATCCCCGCGGCGTCAAGCGTTCGGCGCCGGTAACGTGCCTCAGCGATGCCGAGCGCGATGCATCCCGCGAAAAGGTCTACAACTACGACACAGACCAAGGAATCGCCGCGGCACTGGCAGACACCAAAGCCATCAATGCCAAGTGCGTGGACCAGTCCGGTCCGGCCCTGGCACACATTGACACCGTTAGCTCCGCCAAGGACATGGATATCCTCCGCGCGGTGCTGAACGACGCAAAGCTCAACTACTTGGGCTTCTCGTACGGAACCTTGCTCGGCTCCACCTACGCGTCCTTGTTCCCGGACAACGTCGGCAAGCTCGTGCTGGATGGTGCGGTGGATCCGGCCCTCAACAACGAGGACCTCACCGCCGGCCAAGCGGAAGCGTTCGAAAAGGCACTCCACACCTATGTGGCGGATTGCCAAGCGAAGGCCGGATGCCCGCTGACAGGGGGCGTCGACAATGGCGTGCAGCAGATCCAGGGTCTCATTGCCGACGTGGAACAGAATCCCCAGCGGGCAAAGGACGGCCGGCTGGTGACGGGGGCGACGCTTGTCAGCGCCATTTTCACCCCGCTCTACGACAACGAATCGTGGCCCGTTCTGACCCAGGCGTTGGTGGCCACGTTCAAGGGCGATGTGTCCCTCATGCTTCGGATTGCCGACTTTGGCGCGGACCGGGAGCCGAACGGCACTTACAGTTCCAACACCACGTTCGCGTTCAACGCCATCAACTGCCTGGACTACCCCATGGTCACGGACACGGCGGGAATGCGTGCTGAGGAAGCCCGATTGAAGCAGCTCTCCCCCACCTTCGGCTACTACTTCGCGTACGGCGGCATCAATTGCAAGGACTGGCCGTACAAGCCAGTGCACACGCCGGCCCCCGTCAAGTACACCGGCAAGGCCCCGGTTGTAGTCATCGGCACCACCGGCGACCCAGCCACACCTGTGGCATGGGCAGGTTCATTGCGGAAACAGCTCGGCAACGCTGCCCTCGTGACGTGGCAGGGCCAAGGCCACACCGCCTACGGCCGCTCCAACAGCTGCGTGTCCAACGCTGTCGACGACTACTTCGTGGACGGGAAGGTGCCGTCAGACGGGACCATGTGCTGA
- a CDS encoding HAD family hydrolase, with protein sequence MSMDSSNRINADDAGAHRAQRLRLAVLDMVGTTITDDGRTERAMSRALQETGVEPGSSRFESMLGYARDTMGFSKLTVFSHLFEDLERAESANKTFERAYDDLIADGGVRPIPGAEETIDWMRDSGMNVCLATGFGRHTQNMVLESLGWMGKADLSLCPADAGRGRPYPDMILTAVLALDLDDVREVVVVGDTSSDMLSGVRSGASAVVGVLTGFHSEAALRAAGATAVVPSVKNLPALLEPRAARL encoded by the coding sequence ATGAGCATGGACAGCAGCAACAGGATCAACGCGGACGACGCCGGGGCACATCGTGCACAGCGGCTCCGGCTTGCTGTACTGGACATGGTGGGCACCACCATCACGGACGATGGGCGCACGGAACGCGCCATGTCCCGGGCGCTGCAAGAGACCGGCGTCGAGCCCGGTTCCTCCCGCTTCGAAAGCATGCTCGGCTACGCCCGGGACACCATGGGCTTTTCGAAGTTGACCGTCTTCAGCCACCTTTTCGAAGACTTGGAACGGGCCGAGAGCGCCAACAAGACCTTTGAGCGCGCCTACGACGATCTGATTGCCGACGGCGGCGTCCGGCCGATTCCTGGAGCCGAGGAAACCATTGACTGGATGCGAGACTCCGGCATGAACGTCTGCTTGGCTACCGGCTTCGGACGCCATACTCAGAACATGGTCCTTGAGTCCTTGGGCTGGATGGGGAAGGCCGATCTGAGCCTGTGCCCCGCCGACGCCGGCCGCGGTCGCCCTTACCCGGACATGATTCTCACGGCAGTGTTGGCCCTTGACCTGGATGATGTACGCGAGGTCGTCGTTGTGGGGGACACGAGCTCGGATATGTTGTCCGGCGTTCGCTCCGGGGCTTCCGCCGTGGTGGGCGTGCTCACCGGCTTCCACTCCGAGGCGGCCTTGCGCGCGGCCGGCGCCACCGCCGTCGTGCCCTCAGTCAAGAACCTTCCTGCGCTACTGGAACCGCGCGCAGCACGGCTCTAG
- a CDS encoding DUF805 domain-containing protein, whose translation MSYQQQQTTQFGSAVPLWAPYYGAPIGEAARRFFKKYATFTGRASRSEYWWWTLISGVVSIVLNIIMSVAGSAGATVNDSGAMVPGPGMIVGVILLVIWGLAVIVPSLALVVRRLHDANFSGWLILIGLVPFLGGLALLIFMFLPPKPEGQRFDVPA comes from the coding sequence TTGTCGTACCAACAGCAACAGACCACCCAGTTTGGCAGCGCCGTCCCGCTTTGGGCCCCGTACTACGGTGCTCCTATCGGCGAAGCAGCACGCCGGTTCTTCAAGAAGTACGCGACCTTCACCGGCCGGGCCAGCCGTAGCGAATACTGGTGGTGGACCCTCATCTCCGGCGTCGTGAGCATTGTGCTGAACATCATCATGTCCGTGGCCGGCTCCGCGGGCGCGACCGTCAATGACTCCGGGGCAATGGTTCCGGGGCCCGGCATGATTGTTGGCGTCATCCTCTTAGTCATCTGGGGTCTGGCAGTCATCGTCCCGTCCTTGGCCCTCGTCGTCCGGCGCCTGCACGACGCGAACTTCAGCGGCTGGCTGATCCTCATCGGACTCGTTCCGTTCCTCGGTGGCCTGGCGCTGCTGATCTTCATGTTCCTTCCGCCCAAGCCCGAAGGCCAGCGGTTCGACGTCCCGGCCTAG
- a CDS encoding endonuclease domain-containing protein, with amino-acid sequence MAALRARGGVALRRDLLKAGVGAWQLRTAARRDRVVVPYRGVLALADAPREFGAAYKHGGVLTCISAAPHYGLWQLNPANELHLVCGNGIPRDGVVLHRSASLPPMPGRPVAALADVLVHALRCRPTEESLVMVQCAVIRGDTTVDFLRKRLPGNRNGRARDVLDFVCPKADSLLEPLAAMHFKQAGIAFVQHVELPGVGEVDFVVERFLIVELDGKTHFEPRAIKRDRRRNNTSVAGGFTVLRYFYEDVVHHPEAMVAEVQAAIRAHRSGLRLNK; translated from the coding sequence ATGGCTGCTCTTCGTGCACGAGGGGGAGTGGCCCTGCGCCGGGACCTCCTCAAGGCCGGTGTCGGGGCTTGGCAGCTCCGCACCGCGGCACGGCGGGACCGCGTGGTGGTCCCTTACCGCGGCGTGCTGGCCTTGGCCGATGCGCCCCGTGAATTTGGTGCGGCATACAAGCACGGAGGTGTCCTCACATGCATCTCGGCCGCCCCACACTATGGACTCTGGCAACTGAATCCAGCCAATGAGCTCCATTTAGTCTGCGGTAACGGGATACCTCGCGACGGCGTAGTGCTGCACCGGAGCGCTTCGTTGCCACCCATGCCGGGCCGACCGGTGGCAGCTCTTGCCGATGTGCTGGTGCATGCCTTGCGATGCCGGCCAACCGAGGAATCGCTGGTCATGGTGCAATGTGCGGTTATTCGCGGCGACACAACTGTGGATTTCCTGCGCAAAAGGCTACCTGGCAACCGGAATGGCCGGGCGCGGGACGTTCTGGATTTCGTGTGCCCGAAAGCAGATTCTTTGCTCGAACCCCTGGCGGCCATGCACTTCAAGCAAGCTGGAATCGCCTTCGTGCAGCACGTGGAACTGCCTGGAGTCGGAGAAGTCGATTTCGTCGTCGAGCGCTTCTTGATCGTTGAGCTGGACGGCAAAACGCACTTCGAGCCCCGTGCCATCAAGAGGGATCGACGGCGGAACAACACTTCCGTTGCCGGCGGCTTCACCGTGTTGAGGTACTTCTACGAGGACGTTGTGCACCATCCGGAAGCAATGGTTGCCGAGGTGCAGGCGGCAATCCGGGCTCACCGTTCAGGGCTACGCCTCAACAAATGA
- the tmk gene encoding dTMP kinase, giving the protein MTTQREERDQNPTPDQRPGLFIAFEGGDGAGKSTQAALLAEALESHGFSVLRTREPGGTPIGEKLRSLVLDHGHGTIDPRTEALMFAASRAAHASQVIRPALAQGSVVITDRYIDSSVAYQGAGRDLGTGDVRQLNEWATEGLEPDLTVLLDVHPGDGRDRRTAGDAAEDRLESEPDDFHARIRTAFLELAEAHPQTYLVLPAKDAIEDLATQILQRVQDLLGSRT; this is encoded by the coding sequence GTGACTACGCAGCGCGAAGAGCGGGACCAGAACCCCACGCCGGACCAGCGCCCTGGGCTCTTCATCGCCTTCGAGGGCGGCGACGGGGCCGGAAAGTCCACACAAGCTGCCCTCCTGGCCGAGGCACTCGAGTCCCACGGCTTTTCCGTGCTGCGCACGCGCGAACCCGGTGGGACTCCGATCGGCGAAAAGCTGCGTTCCTTGGTGCTGGACCACGGCCACGGCACTATCGACCCCCGGACCGAAGCCCTCATGTTCGCCGCCTCCCGGGCCGCCCATGCAAGCCAAGTCATCCGTCCCGCTTTGGCACAAGGTTCCGTGGTCATCACGGACCGATACATCGACTCTTCGGTCGCCTATCAGGGTGCTGGCCGGGACCTTGGAACCGGAGACGTCCGGCAGCTCAACGAATGGGCCACCGAAGGCCTCGAACCGGACCTGACGGTGCTCCTGGATGTTCACCCCGGCGATGGCCGGGACCGCAGAACCGCCGGTGATGCCGCGGAAGACCGGCTCGAGTCGGAACCGGATGACTTCCACGCCCGCATTCGCACCGCGTTCCTGGAACTGGCCGAAGCCCACCCCCAGACGTACCTCGTACTGCCCGCCAAGGATGCCATCGAGGACCTTGCCACGCAGATCCTCCAGCGTGTGCAGGACTTGCTCGGGAGCCGCACATGA
- a CDS encoding SOS response-associated peptidase family protein — translation METVTEKPSFRKAASARRVSLAADGCYEWEKLPSGGKIPSYLHDPDDQILAISVLFENWRDPALPDGHRDKWLRTSALCLTPCPNLAVCPGS, via the coding sequence ATGGAAACCGTCACCGAGAAACCGTCGTTCCGGAAAGCGGCCTCGGCGCGACGCGTGTCGCTTGCTGCCGATGGGTGCTACGAGTGGGAGAAGCTCCCGAGTGGCGGGAAAATCCCGAGCTACCTGCACGACCCCGATGACCAGATCCTGGCTATCTCGGTACTGTTTGAGAACTGGCGGGATCCGGCATTGCCGGACGGACACCGTGACAAGTGGTTGCGGACGTCCGCGCTTTGCTTGACTCCATGCCCGAACCTCGCCGTGTGCCCTGGGTCGTGA